The genomic interval aggatatttaataaaattgtgtttttagaGACGAACATTTATTTACCCTTAAACATCACACATTTGCTGTTGGAATCCTTGAGCATTCCTGCTGGTTGTGTTCATCTCCAATAAACCCTCATCCCTTCCAATTTAACAGACAAAATCTTTCAATAGTATGTCAATAGTTAACTGGATAACTTGACTAGAGTCAGTCACTTAAAATCCATAACAGACGAGAGAAAAAATCATTGTGGAGTTTTGTCTTTTCTAACTCTAAGTGAAAAACAATTTGTAATATCTAAGGCCCCTTTTTAAATCAGCAACATTTTGTGCAGTAAAAACGGATGAATTAACTTTTATTGTTCCAAAATCAGATAGCATAATTCTCCTATACATTGCACCCTTCCTGGCTAAATGATAACCACAGTCAAAGTCAAGCATTGCTACAAATTATTACTGGAGTTATAAAAGACTATCAATtccatcacattttaaatattggacaaagaggatgtgagacatttgGAAAGTTGGAACTGCTGacttaaagaaaacaaaattaaaacaagcgaaaacacaaattaattcaTGTTCACCACTGAATGTATCACAAAGCTATCTAAAGTATTGTCTTCtaacattataaaacaatatgtaaggtattacattttctttataaaggtagtaaaatacattttttaagctGAATGGGTACAAATACATACCAGTATTGATTTTAGCCTTTATTGTGTAATGCCTTCATAATATAAGTACCCTTTGAGGTAGATCAGTCTCCTCCTCAGTGTTACGTAACTCTTCCGAGGAAAGGTACGTCGCATGTGACCCTCACAGGGTACCGCCTGCTTGGCATGAAGTTTCAGCCACAGTGTGTACGCTTCCCACATGAGTATGGTGGCAACATTCAACCTGTGCTCAATGAATCTCAATGAGGTCTCAATGAGTCTATTTGGCAGGCAAATGAGCCTCAACATTGACCCGGCAGATTCTGGAGCTGCTTCCATAGCGTCAGCATCTCCTTGGGACTCCGTCTGTGAACGAGCAGAACAGATTTGTAAGCACAGGGATtgcccctgtctgtctgtgggagatcaaatgttaaaaaaccCGGGTGGTGGCTTGGAGAGAGCCCCAGTCTGTGCAGACACATGCCCAGATACACATCATCTATTGGGAAAAGGCGCACCCTCTCAGACACCTCTTTCAATCGTAATGCAAGCGAGCCAGAGTAcaccacccctcctccaccGGCGTACGGTGGGTACACGCCTTTGTAGAAATGTTCTGGTATGTAGTATTTAGTTGATGGCTCACGGTTCGGCATTGCATTATTGATTACGTCTCCCACAAACAAATTCATGTCAGTTTCATTTGTATGGGCTCTCCACAGGTTGTGCTCCTCTAACTGCTTGTGCAAGTAATCCAGAAGGGCACCTGTTCGAACAAATACATCATCGTCCCCTTTGAACACAAACATGGCATCGGGGCAGTATTCCTGGAGCCAATGCCAGAACAGCAAGTCCTTTAGGGTCAGGTTAAAGAATGTGTCTCTGAAATCCCACTGTAGGATATCTCCGTATTTCTGGTTCTCAAGCTCCAGGAGGTTTTTGAGGTCTGGGTGAGGGCCTGTGCTTGAGTCCTGCCTTCCAAGCAGAAACACTGTACGGACTAGTCCGCCTTTCTTATTTGACTTCCCCTTCACCAGACCACTGCGTCCCCACGTTTCACGGATGGCCTGCCTGTTTTCAAAGTTCCCCACTTGAGATTTGATGGCCATGATGAGCATGGGAGAATCCAGACCAAAGCTGCTATTGTTCCTCCTACACATACCAGGCTGGTTGATAAGGAGGGGATACTCCCTGCAGTGCATTGACCAGATAAATGCCCTCATTTGTTCTGGCAAGCTGTTTAAATCCTGCATACGAGGGACTGAACACTTGCGTGACATGCAGTCAGAAAGGCATTCATCTTCAAGTTCGGATAAAGGCTTAGCTTTTGGCTTCCTCTCTATCCCAGTTGTGTTTCCTTGCAGGATTGGATTGTGGTGACGGTCCCAAGCTTGCTGCAACTGGTTCCACAGCCCGCTGTCCTCCAGACGAAGGTTCCAGAAAGGGCCAAGTGGGTGAGAGGCCAGGGCAGAGGTGTTAGCAGAAATCCCCGGGGCAATGTAGTGGACAATTATTTTTGGAGGATTGTAAGAGATGGTGACGAATATGGACACCATGATGTAGATCAGAAGGTGGCCGGTCATCATGCAAGGCAGCAGGCACATGCACAGCAGTCTCCCGTTGCATTTGCAACATTTGCCCATTGCCTGTAGCGTACAAATCAGACAcacccctgcacacacacaaaaaataacacttttttaaaataatcataacagagaaaacatttaaattgcccccaccccccacctaGGAGAGTTTTAGCAAACACTGCAGGCAACCCTCTGGAGTTTCTGTCTCCTTGGTGATGGTCCAGTGAGGGTTATTATCGGTTCTTGTCTACACACTCAGAGCATCATCCAGGAGCTACCTGCCTGTAGGCACACAGCCCCTGTAGACACACTGTGGAACATATTATATGCAACAAAGTGGGTTTGCTCTAAATGGGTACACACTGCCACATTATTTTGCCCTTGGCTTCAATAAAGTATTTGGTTGGGCCTCACAGTCCTAtatccattttttattttttattttttttgacagcAGCACTGGGAGTTTTTTAAATGGCCTAATGGCCCACTGCATGTAAACCATTGACTGTTACAGTCAGATAAGTCTCCAACATGCTATTTTTCTATAGCATATACAGCATAAACTTACAATTGTTTGCTTTGGAGTCTATTGACAGTCATTCTTCCAATTGTTTGCCAAATCCTTACTTATTTAGGCAATGTAtgaaagacaaagcaaaacaattacTTACAGGTGTGTGACCTTCTTTCCTGGGTTGAGCCGAATGAGATGAAAGACACAGTGACTTGTGGTGTCCGCTTTTTGTTTTAGCGTTTTCATCCGGCTTGGTTATAGGCTGGTTAGACCGTGGCAGGTCTGTAGCGCATCACTTATACCCATAACGATGAAGGATAAAAAGAAGCATCCCTTAAATCTAAAACAGGCGTTCTCATAACACAGCAATAGCCGCAGCTGAGCAACAGGTCCCAGGTGACTGTGCGCACAGAGCATGCGCCTTTCAGGATATGAGGAAAATACTCACAGGTTTGACGTACAGCTCATGCTGACAAAGACTGATTTGAGCGCTGATTCTTCCGCGGAGAGAGACTTTAGTTTGCATGCAGGTGCTGCAGGTTCATATGCCTACATATTTGCATGATGTGGtcaaatttccccgctgtgggataaataaagtctaaagtTTAAGTCTAAAGTCTACTTATACAAACACGAAAAAGTACTTAGTAAACCCAATAATCCATACTCAGTGtccttttattcatttgtatgcggtttttaattaatgaataaataaatgaattaccTATGAATAAACAGgataaacaaaatattcttGATTAACCCAGTTTGTTAGTGACCACTGACTATACTGTAGCCTATATATCTACTgtcacataaatacatataaatgaatgagTTTATGTGGTGACTTTACCTAGTTTCTCATCAGAAGCATAGTTTGTTTTATCTTTAGTTCTATATGCTTTCACTGTAATTCACAATTTGCATATCATACAAGTGGGTGCGAATGGCGGTGTAGGGTATTAAACCACAGATAGTGGCAATTTTGAAAAGGGAAgcattataaaaataaatgctaacattttctattttattcttctATCTATGAGATTTAtctttattctattctattctattctatttaaTTGACGACCTACAGTATTATGCAATTGTAAAAGGACAATCAAGGTACCCGCTGATAAACATCACCGACATACCTTCGTACGTAACAACGTATGACGGACACGACCTCAAGCCAATAGAACACCCGTCTGGCAACAGGTTATCGGCTGAACCCCGGGATTCGGCCAATAGGAATAGAGAGGAGGCGGGGCATTGTGGCGTCGTGCTGCCGATTGTGATTTGCATGAAGCGATACATGTTCGGTTGAGCTTTGAATGAGGGGCCATCATCCCGGCGGCTCGGAGGtggaaaatacagtttaaagtcTCTCTggatgcatttaaaatgaacaagcaGGCTTTTCTGACAGGCACCTGAGCGGCCGTTCAGCGTCCTTTCACCTCCTCGTCGGGTAAGTGTGTTCATAACATTGaaactgatttgatttgtgaGCGAGCAAACATGCAACAGAcctgtttatttgtctgtgaCACAAAGTAGCAAGCTTGCTAGCGGATTTTTTCgtactctttttctttttttggaggaggagaggggaggaggggaggaggagaggagaggagaggggggcgCTATCAGTCATTTCGAGACAAAAGAAACCTGAATATTTTCACTGTGTCTGTAGATGCAGCAAATGACATGTAGCAGTGAAACGAACTCGCTTTTTGTGGCTTGTCGAAGTCTAACATCCACTGGCTGTGTGGTGTGAATTGCCGTTTGTAGCGTTAGCTTATTCTTcaaaccgtgtgtgtgttgtgtgtatggtTTCGGAGAAGAAGTAACCCAAACAAACagtttctcttaaaaaaaaaaaaaagacgagacGTTGCAGACAAAATAAGGTTGCTTATTTTGCCCACAAGGCCCTGATAGCCGTGGTCAGCATTTCCAGGAGACATGTACATTGTGGCCACATCAGCACgttttgtgctttgtgttccTTACATTAAGACTTTCTGTACAGTTGTAAAGGCTATCGCATACAGCAGAGGTTTTTTGTCGTTGTTGCAGGAGTGtattcctcctccttttgtGTATCAACCTTTAGCAAAACAAGGAGCCACAATCTTAAATTGAAGTGATCCTTTATTTTGCTAAATAATCACTTTTCAGTGACCCCAATCAAAGACCAGCAGTACACTATTTTACCTCCAGCCTTCTCTTATTCTAGCAGAAACGGTCCTGCCTCGTTCTGAAAGCCATTCATACTCTTGCACTATTAGTAAGCAGTCCAAGGGTTAAGCTTGGGAAATTAATTCTTAGAAGGAGCTTGGGCTTTCAGAGTAACATGCCGAGGACAGTTATCCCTTCCTCCCTGGCAGCTGAGTTGAGAGATCTGCATCACTGAGTGGCTCTATCTATATTTATTTAAGTGTTGTTGATCAATGATCTAGTGCCCTAATCTGCACATGACAAAAGTGTTTCTCTTTTAAGAGACTGGTTCCACAGAATAAGATAGGTTTTCaaatttgatttaataattCAATTAGAGTATTCTCTGTAGATCCTCTCTGGATTTGCTCAGTTTGGGCATGTGTGTTTCCTCATTAGGCTGGAAAATGGATCTTGGCAATAAAATGGGAGCTATTATATAGGATAAGGTTACATATGCATGTTTAGCGTGTGTAGTGGCCATcagatttcacatttcactaGCTGTTTTCAGCACAGGGAATTGCTCGCTTTCCAGAAGGGTCAATAGTCTCCAGAAAGGATCAGTGAAACTTAAAAGGTTTGCAGGTGGTGTTAATGGGTCAGCATGTTTTATCTGTCAAGGCTGCTCCCGAGCAGGGTTTAACACAGTCTGACGCTGCTCAGCTTTCTCATGAGAGGGTGAGAGGGTGGTTTCGATAATAGCACAGGTTAACTATAGGATTAGTATAGGATCAGTGGAGATACTGACACAGATTTGTCACTTGAGGCATAaattcctctcttctctgtaaAAAAGATTGCCATATATTGTGACAGAGGATCACCCATACCCTTGATCAATAATAATTATTAGTGATTTGTGCAGAGCTTCAGCTGTGTGAAGAGCATCTGTGAGGTTAAGTACCCGACGCGAACAGTTTTGTGTATGCATAGTGAAATGCTGGTTGATGATATGTAAGATATTGCCACTGGTAAAAACGTTTTAAAAGTTTTtctacataaacataaacatctgctCACTTAAACCGTCACTACATTTTTCTGAAGCGTAGATATAGTAGAACTTCACGAATTAGTTCTATAAATGTGACATCCAAATTCTGATAATATATGCAGTATGTAAGCAATTATTGCTCAGTATCAGCAAAGTGACCAATACATCATGCAgttctaaaaaaaaaccaaaaaactcTGTGTTAAAGCACATAAATGAGTTTAAGTGATTTTGCGAGATGGCAAACCCAATTGTGCAAACGGAAGAGCttcattttgttattgtaatCAAAAAGCACTAGATGGAACAGTCAAGTGTGCACCAGCAGTAAAATATATTCATCAGGTGTTgaccaacagagaaaaaaaaaagaatgaatatgAAACAGAATCAGTTAATGTTTCCAAATTGTGTGCAGGGTGTGTAATGCTATGACTGCCAGTCTGGCTGATACATGCAGTACTGTACATGCTGGGAGAGTTAGCAGCAGGGGGTTATGATAGATGTGATAGTTACGGCTATCAAAAACTGTTCATAAATCTGGATGTGTGGGCATAATTGATGTCATTGTTTCAGAAGAAAATGTTATGCAATGAGGTGTTCATCAGACTTTTCATCTTTTGAACTGTCTTACTCTTTTGTGCTCACAAATGGCATTGTgtgctttctctgtttcttaGATTTCTTTGGATGTACTCCTCTCCGCTCCCTATGCTATGTGCTCTCCATCTGATATTATAATTCCCCAAGACTCCTCAAGACTAATGCCTTAGTTCTGACTAGACATcaattaaaaacatacatacatatattctgTGCatacatagtttttttttttttttttttaatctccagTGGTAATTCAGACAACAACCCATCACCCGTAtcaccctccttcccctctccctttttttctttgtgtcactTAGGACACACACTTAggacactcaaacacacaaatacatacacgGGCCACCATGTCCTCCATCCTTCCCTTCACTCCCCCGGTAGTGAAACGCCTCCTGGGCTGGAAGAAGACTCCGGCTGGgagtggaggagctggaggaggaattGGAGGTGTAGGGGAGCAGAAcggaggagggcaggaggagaaATGGTGTGAAAAAGCTGTGAAGAGCTTGgtgaagaaggtgaagaagacTGGGCAGCTGGATGAGCTGGAGAAAGCCATCAGCACGCagaacagcaacacaaagtGTGTCACCATACCAAGGTGagatgaggacacacacacacacacacacacacacacacacacacacacacacacacacacacacacacacacacatacacacacacacatctattgCTATGCCTTTCTtcacatgcttacacacacacacacacacacacacacacacacacacacacacacagatgtatgtCAAGATATTTAGGTAAAATACACACTGTCCCACCCAATCATACACATGGTCCTTGAcatagtacacacacaaacacatgtgtgtatatatactttAGCATCATCATGCTCAGGCAAGACAGCACTTTCCCACATTTGAGAATGTgccacattttttttgtcttaaataattcattcattagcAAAAGTAAAGTAAGTTTAAGGAAGTAGCACAAACACTGGTCCACAGTCCCTGTACACTGGTATACCACAATACCACCACACAGATCAGCACAGCGAGGTGTGTCAACACACATGAAAGGAAGAAGGAGGGTGACGGGCACCCATAGGCTTGCAGAAAGAAGAGTCTCTGTTGTGCAACAACGGGTCTACTTCCACATTCTGTAGTTCCATAGGTTAGCAAGGCAGCAGAAGTGAAACCTGATTGGAGGAAACAGATGTCCAACACATGATGCCAACCAAAGTTGTTTTATGTTGAGCTTTGTCAGAATTCATTAAGTATATGCAGAAAACGTATCCGTGCGTTCACATTGTGTGCAGCGTTGTTGCTCTATTCTGATCAATGGCTGGAAGCGCGACAGGCTCTGATCGCGCCTACGCTGTGGTTTTTTGCAGCTACAAAATTCTGAACCGCCTTGTTCAATCCTTGTTTCAGTATTGCCTTTCATCTCCTTACATTGATTATATAGGTTGACATGGCTTGTTAGAAGGCACTACTTTAGATTAAGATCACAGGAGTTCTCATCATGTCCCTCTGGAACTGAAGTTTGTTTCGCTACCATGGTTTCAAAAAATGTTCTTTGGCGTAACAAACATCTGCTGCTTCAAGGAAAATGCAGAATGGATGTGCCAGATGCTGGTGTGTCTAACTGATGGCATAAGTTTGAGTACCTCCTGACAGCATGAGTGTCTTTGGATCGGTTTATCAGGCAGACTTATTATTTagtaaacaaaatattcaacaaaGACACAAGACAATCTGAATGGCTGTTGATGGCCAGTGACAGGTTAGCATGGCATTATATGTTTGGTGCACACACTGTCCCCATCAATCACATAGACTGTTTTATATATGATGAAGGCTGAAGACACACCATTAACAAAATGATGGAAGTCTTAAGACCTGAGACAAAGCTATAGAAAGAAGTGAAACAAAGTATTGATACgtataaatacaaacactacACAGAAGTAATTTAATGTGAATCTTTGCGATGGCTCTCGAAGAGCAAAgccacagtgaaaaaaaatccattataaCAGTACATCTCTCTGAAAACAGAACACCTTGATCTTAAATTGCGTCACATTTTTTCACAGGAGAAAGTCGTttgacagacttgaaaaataaacttttgtgtttgtgttgtatgtgttttctGCCTGAAACAACCCTTGTGCACCCAAACCTGCTAATACTGTAGATACTTAGCCTGAATGGTTACAGGTCATGTGTCTTTCAGTATTGATTTCTCCTGTGTCGCATGACGAGGTACACGAGCCAAGTCACCAGACCAGGTGAAACCTTATCATGACAGAGGTGGCAAAGTCAGGGGAGCCCCATGAGAAGCATGTGATTAACGTCAATCAATCCAGTTGACGATCAGCAGAAAGGGGAGATAACTAGGCTGCTCTGTGAAGATTTTATGAGCTTCCCTTCTCAAATTTTCTATGTAATCtaccctctctcttctttctttctctcttagTTTCCTTTTAAATTATAAAGTATCAATAATAGAATCTGTCCCTGCagagaaattgtgttttttcttataCCTCACTCCCCACCCATGTCAGCCACAATCATCGCACCTGGAGCTAATGGGTATttagttcaattcaatttttttatattgcgccaaatcataacagaggtTATGTCAGGGCACTTTTCGTATAGAGCAGCTCTAGACCGTACCATGTCCCGTATGATAGTAGTGTCctgctcaaagacacttcaaCAGGGCAGCTTGTTTTTATAATCCTGTCTTGAACCCTGGTCTTTCACTGAAGAATG from Enoplosus armatus isolate fEnoArm2 chromosome 18, fEnoArm2.hap1, whole genome shotgun sequence carries:
- the LOC139301404 gene encoding N-acetyllactosaminide beta-1,3-N-acetylglucosaminyltransferase 2, which encodes MGKCCKCNGRLLCMCLLPCMMTGHLLIYIMVSIFVTISYNPPKIIVHYIAPGISANTSALASHPLGPFWNLRLEDSGLWNQLQQAWDRHHNPILQGNTTGIERKPKAKPLSELEDECLSDCMSRKCSVPRMQDLNSLPEQMRAFIWSMHCREYPLLINQPGMCRRNNSSFGLDSPMLIMAIKSQVGNFENRQAIRETWGRSGLVKGKSNKKGGLVRTVFLLGRQDSSTGPHPDLKNLLELENQKYGDILQWDFRDTFFNLTLKDLLFWHWLQEYCPDAMFVFKGDDDVFVRTGALLDYLHKQLEEHNLWRAHTNETDMNLFVGDVINNAMPNREPSTKYYIPEHFYKGVYPPYAGGGGVVYSGSLALRLKEVSERVRLFPIDDVYLGMCLHRLGLSPSHHPGFLTFDLPQTDRGNPCAYKSVLLVHRRSPKEMLTLWKQLQNLPGQC